One stretch of Niallia sp. XMNu-256 DNA includes these proteins:
- the trpS gene encoding tryptophan--tRNA ligase codes for MKTIFSGIQPSGTITLGNYIGALKQFVELQDEFNCFYCIVDQHAITVPQDPQVLRKNIRSLAALYLAVGLDPDKATLFIQSEVPAHAQAAWMMQCISYIGELERMTQFKDKSSGKDAVSAALLTYPPLMVADILLYSADLVPVGEDQKQHLELTRDLAERFNKKYAEIFTIPEVRIPKVGARIMSLQDPTKKMSKSDSNQKGFISMLDEPKQIEKKIKSAVTDSEGIVRYDVENKPGLSNLLSIYSIFSGKSIKELEAMYEGKGYGAFKGDLAQVVIDTLSPIQNRYNELMESQELDEILDKGAEKANIVASKMLKKMENAMGLGRKRR; via the coding sequence ATGAAAACGATCTTTTCTGGTATTCAGCCAAGCGGCACCATTACACTTGGCAACTATATCGGCGCATTAAAACAATTTGTGGAATTACAAGATGAATTTAATTGTTTTTACTGTATTGTTGACCAACATGCAATTACAGTCCCACAAGATCCACAAGTACTGAGAAAAAATATTCGTTCTTTAGCGGCACTATATTTAGCTGTCGGTTTAGACCCGGATAAAGCCACATTATTTATTCAATCAGAAGTCCCTGCACATGCTCAAGCAGCATGGATGATGCAATGTATTTCATATATCGGTGAACTTGAACGAATGACTCAGTTTAAAGATAAGTCTTCTGGAAAAGATGCCGTATCAGCTGCACTATTAACTTATCCACCATTAATGGTTGCGGATATTTTATTATACAGTGCGGACCTTGTACCAGTTGGTGAAGATCAGAAACAACACCTTGAATTAACACGCGATCTGGCTGAACGATTTAATAAAAAGTACGCAGAAATTTTTACCATTCCCGAGGTAAGAATTCCAAAAGTAGGAGCACGGATTATGTCTCTCCAAGATCCTACAAAGAAAATGAGCAAGTCTGATTCCAATCAAAAAGGATTCATCTCAATGTTGGACGAACCTAAACAAATTGAAAAGAAAATCAAAAGTGCTGTGACTGATTCAGAAGGAATTGTTAGATACGATGTTGAGAATAAACCAGGTTTATCAAACCTTCTCTCTATTTATTCGATTTTCTCAGGAAAATCAATTAAGGAATTGGAAGCGATGTACGAAGGAAAAGGGTATGGTGCTTTCAAGGGGGATTTAGCCCAAGTCGTGATTGATACTCTTTCTCCAATTCAAAACAGATACAACGAGTTAATGGAATCACAAGAGCTAGATGAAATTCTTGATAAGGGAGCGGAAAAAGCTAATATAGTAGCTTCTAAAATGCTCAAGAAGATGGAAAACGCCATGGGATTAGGACGAAAAAGAAGATAA
- a CDS encoding DUF2268 domain-containing putative Zn-dependent protease (predicted Zn-dependent protease with a strongly conserved HExxH motif): MGIERTDIWLKENFNRPLKLLREKVLSNEQEDEKRLYNLLRSFGMYSPNRLTKRRLGQLNEQNFWSKAEKIFDSYQKKWQGPDIPIYIFPIHTSFSQELSGVSFNNKMFLFISPVEKLKRLEALIVHEYHHVCRLNKSSKLMIEYTLLDSVLMEGFAEWAVTKFCGEQYNAKWIHEYTDEQLERFYKRDIKHHLMAKRTERIHDVLLFGKGLYPELIGYSVGYWLVKKASEKHKFSIEETFTVTSEEIKKIIE; this comes from the coding sequence GTGGGAATTGAAAGAACAGACATATGGCTTAAGGAAAATTTTAATCGACCTCTTAAACTTCTCAGAGAGAAGGTGTTATCAAATGAACAGGAAGATGAGAAGAGGTTATATAATCTATTACGTTCATTTGGAATGTATAGCCCAAATCGATTAACAAAAAGAAGACTAGGACAGTTAAACGAACAAAATTTTTGGTCAAAAGCCGAAAAAATATTTGATTCCTATCAAAAAAAATGGCAGGGGCCAGATATTCCAATTTATATTTTTCCTATTCATACAAGTTTTAGCCAGGAATTGTCGGGAGTATCTTTTAATAATAAAATGTTTTTGTTTATATCACCAGTAGAAAAACTAAAGAGATTAGAGGCCCTTATTGTTCATGAATATCATCATGTTTGTCGATTGAACAAGAGCTCCAAATTAATGATAGAATACACTTTGCTTGACTCTGTGCTTATGGAAGGTTTTGCTGAATGGGCTGTTACTAAATTCTGTGGAGAACAATATAACGCAAAGTGGATACATGAATATACGGATGAACAACTTGAACGGTTTTATAAAAGGGATATAAAACATCATTTAATGGCAAAAAGAACGGAGCGAATTCATGATGTTTTGCTTTTTGGAAAAGGTTTGTATCCTGAGCTAATAGGATATTCAGTTGGATATTGGTTGGTCAAAAAGGCGAGTGAAAAACATAAATTTTCCATAGAAGAAACCTTTACAGTTACATCAGAGGAAATTAAAAAGATTATTGAATAA
- a CDS encoding YjbA family protein — protein MMYLHDVWVNWFEGEENGYNVCHFHEWRKDDSVELLDQVPLLKIDSVLYNYIENDLSELPQQLLDDIYQKAFLRKNHERCQLDYCFVVSDGVGILAVDTIGYNIPIRKSRLIPRQEQLAFDMLESQEVQIYSFQPSSISKKEFHILSPKPELMNGLTRKERQLKQLLFMALDQLYTSKNTAEIRYWFTEWSPDLYEYIQMLDMEEAWQQLFENVKYGWTSKHEQFCENLIKGQPFFEKLWDMEQGHKVN, from the coding sequence ATGATGTATCTTCATGATGTTTGGGTAAATTGGTTTGAAGGGGAAGAGAACGGTTATAATGTGTGCCATTTTCACGAGTGGCGAAAAGATGACAGCGTAGAATTACTTGACCAAGTGCCGTTATTAAAAATAGATTCTGTTCTTTATAACTACATTGAAAATGATTTATCAGAGTTACCACAGCAATTATTGGATGATATTTATCAAAAAGCATTTTTACGAAAAAATCATGAACGTTGCCAATTGGATTATTGTTTCGTTGTTTCGGACGGGGTTGGAATTTTGGCTGTTGATACAATTGGTTATAATATTCCAATTCGTAAGAGTAGGCTAATTCCGCGTCAAGAACAACTTGCCTTTGATATGCTTGAAAGTCAAGAAGTGCAAATCTATTCATTCCAGCCATCTTCTATCAGCAAGAAGGAATTCCATATTCTATCTCCAAAGCCAGAATTGATGAACGGATTAACCCGTAAAGAGAGACAATTAAAACAGCTTTTATTCATGGCATTGGATCAATTATATACGTCTAAAAATACAGCGGAAATCCGTTATTGGTTTACAGAATGGAGTCCAGATTTGTATGAATACATCCAAATGCTTGACATGGAAGAGGCTTGGCAGCAATTATTTGAAAATGTAAAATACGGTTGGACAAGTAAACATGAACAGTTTTGTGAGAATTTAATTAAAGGCCAGCCATTCTTTGAGAAACTATGGGATATGGAGCAAGGGCATAAAGTTAATTAA